A stretch of Scheffersomyces stipitis CBS 6054 chromosome 2, complete sequence DNA encodes these proteins:
- the KRE2 gene encoding Glycolipid 2-alpha-mannosyltransferase (alpha-1,2-mannosyltransferase) (go_component membrane~go_funtion glycolipid 2-alpha-mannosyltransferase activity~go_process protein amino acid glycosylation), whose protein sequence is MARAQFSKYTLVAVALLVIYSLSYFFTPDVVYVDSVTKEVLGKGAANGPTPQQPLIDTNSNQEAQQEAKQDEQKTEEIEEEKPKDPIPFNDKVKATFVTLARNKELFDLIPAIRAVEDRFNRKFHYDWVFLNDEEFTQEFKDLTTAIISGKTKYGKIPKEHWSYPDWIDLDKAAESRKKMKEEKIIYGDSESYRHMCRFESGFFWQNELLDEYDWYWRVEPGIKIHCDLNYDLFRYMQDNNKVYGFTISIHEFRKTIPSLWGHTKDFIKLHPEHVAEDNFMDFISDDNGETYNLCHFWSNFEVASLNFWRSQAYRDYFEYLDKTGGFFYERWGDAPVHSIAASLFLPKDKIHYFHDVGYNHGVYTQCPLNKEFRYEHKCDCNPDKDFTFRGYSCGKKFYDRMGMIRPVEWEKYQ, encoded by the exons ATGGCCAGAGCACAGTTCTCAAAATACACCCTAGTGGCGGTGGCTCTCTTGGTGATATACTCGCTCAGCTACTTTTTCACACCGGATGTCGTCTATGTCGATCTGGTCACCAAggaagttcttggaaaaggagCTGCTAATGGTCCAACCCCTCAACAGCCTTTGATTGATACAAATCTGAACCAGGAAGCCCAGCAAGAAGCTAAACAAGACGAACaaaaaacagaagaaatagaagaagaaaaaccGAAGGACCCTATC cCGTTCAACGATAAGGTTAAGGCTACGTTTGTGACCTTGGCTAGAAACAAGGAATTATTTGACTTGATTCCTGCCATCAGAGCTGTGGAAGACAGATTCAACCGCAAGTTTCACTACGACTGGGTATTCCTCaacgatgaagaattcaccCAAGAGTTCAAAGACTTGACCACAGCCATCATCAGTGGTAAAACCAAATATGGAAAAATTCCCAAAGAACACTGGTCGTATCCAGATTGGATCGATTTGGACAAGGCTGCCGAGTCGAGgaaaaaaatgaaagaagaaaagatcatcTACGGAGACTCCGAGAGTTATCGTCACATGTGTAGATTTGAAAGTGGGTTCTTTTGGCAGaacgagttgttggacGAATACGACTGGTACTGGAGAGTCGAACCAGGTATCAAAATCCACTGTGACTTGAACTATGATTTATTCAGATACATGCAAGATAATAATAAGGTGTATGGATTCACAATTTCCATCCACGAGTTCAGGAAAACTATTCCTTCATTATGGGGCCACACCAAAGACTTTATAAAGTTGCATCCCGAACATGTAGCCGAAGACAACTTCATGGATTTTATCTCTGATGACAACGGAGAAACATACAACTTGTGCCACTTCTGGTCGAATTTTGAGGTTGCCAGTTTAAACTTCTGGAGGTCACAGGCTTATCGAGACTACTTCGAGTACTTGGACAAGACGGGAGGATTCTTCTACGAAAGATGGGGAGATGCTCCTGTGCATTCCATTGCAGCCTCTCTTTTCTTGCCCAAGGATAAGATCCATTACTTCCACGATGTGGGCTACAACCATGGGGTATATACGCAATGTCCTTTAAACAAGGAATTCAGATACGAGCACAAGTGCGACTGTAATCCAGATAAGGATTTCACGTTCAGAGGCTACAGTTGCGGAAAGAAATTCTACGACAGAATGGGGATGATTCGTCCTGTGGAATGGGAGAAGTACCAGTAG
- the KTR1 gene encoding alpha-1,2-mannosyltransferase (involved in n-linked and o-linked glycosylation~go_component membrane~go_funtion glycolipid 2-alpha-mannosyltransferase activity~go_process protein amino acid glycosylation~go_component membrane~go_funtion glycolipid 2-alpha-mannosyltransferase activity~go_process protein amino acid glycosylation) produces the protein MASSRSNARIIRFAIFALVLIGCGYILTRGSAYNFTPPSPGNKDATPVASESPAEQQAKGDQLVFNKNEKIKATFVTLARNSDLFSLMDSIRSVEDRFNNKYNYDWVFLNDQPFDETFIETTTAACSGKTKYGLIPKEQWSYPPWIDQEKAALAREKMREKKIIYGGSEPYRHMCRYESGFFWRADELKEYEYYWRVEPDVKIYCDINYDIFKWMKDNGKDYSFTISLPEYKETIPTLWETTRKYIDANPQFLAKDNLMEWISDDQGKTYNGCHFWSNFEIGNLNFYRGDAYRQYFEHLDKAGGFFYERWGDAPVHSIAAALFLPRDKIHFFEDVGYYHVPFHNCPVDKEVRFARNCNCDPNKDFTWRGYSCTTKYYTVNNLKRPKGWEKYTQ, from the exons ATGGCCTCGTCCAGATCAAACGCCCGTATCATTCGGTTTGCCATCTTCGCGCTCGTGTTGATCGGCTGCGGCTACATCCTCACCAGAGGCTCCGCTTACAACTTCACACCACCATCTCCCGGCAACAAGGATGCAACTCCTGTAGCCTCGGAGTCCCCCGCCGAACAGCAGG CAAAGGGAGACCAATTGgtattcaacaaaaacgAAAAGATCAAGGCTACCTTTGTTACCTTGGCCAGAAACTCTGATTTGTTTTCCCTTATGGACTCCATCAGATCAGTCGAAGACAGATTCAACAATAAGTACAACTACGACTGggtcttcttgaacgacCAGCCCTTTGACGAAACCTTTATTGAAACCACCACTGCCGCCTGTTCTGGTAAGACCAAGTACGGTTTGATCCCTAAGGAGCAGTGGTCGTACCCTCCTTGGATTGACCAGGAAAAGGCTGCCCTTGCCAGAGAAAAGAtgagagaaaagaagatcatctACGGTGGCTCTGAGCCATACAGACACATGTGTCGTTACGAATCCggtttcttctggagagctgacgagttgaaggaatACGAATACTACTGGAGAGTTGAGCCTGATGTCAAGATTTACTGTGATATCAACTACGACATTTTCAAGTGGATGAAAGACAACGGAAAGGACTACTCCTTTACCATCTCGTTGCCAGAGTACAAGGAAACCATCCCAACTTTGTGGGAAACAACCAGAAAGTACATTGATGCCAACCCTCAATTCTTGGCCAAGGACAACTTGATGGAATGGATTTCTGACGATCAGGGTAAAACCTACAATGGATGTCATTTCTGGTCCAACTTTGAAATCGGTAACTTAAACTTCTACAGAGGCGATGCCTACCGTCAGTACTTCGAGCATTTGGACAAAGCTGGTGGGTTCTTCTACGAAAGATGGGGTGATGCTCCTGTGCACTCCATCGCTGCTGCTTTGTTCTTGCCCAGAGACAAGATCcacttctttgaagatgtagGCTACTACCATGTTCCTTTCCATAACTGTCCTGTAGACAAGGAAGTTAGATTTGCCAGAAACTGTAACTGTGATCCAAACAAGGATTTCACCTGGAGAGGTTATTCGTGCACCACCAAGTACTACACtgtcaacaacttgaagagacCCAAGGGTTGGGAAAAGTACACCCAATAA
- a CDS encoding predicted protein: MSQGQVDLPPAVAATTATSPTTSNSHRRPAPDSPTIDSESAASPSYTSSTSAASASEPPRKRHRPRSLDLKSGADDSSHVALRIVSPGLPPLNSAEMRSTLKISQRIEQQQRELIASRAGVVSANTSINENGSPASETRSTIITVNAQPTAADELDRLSTPSSAKRLKRSNVPSPLSIGSQDSDSLRPAIHSAPIRYYGPPVAKSQFRPFPNTHVTYSSLPPLQSGGSVHPYQSGIPIKRSRPIYPYTTTSAHFPRAVRLAPHPYHNPQHHLMANQRQGPHRSASPPLRSPSSPFSVTDVYHGDLMKTAPLQSQPLSAQRDYFESQGKARMSQQDVDDDRLPVSEDEIREMQEKYKSSEDLHEEEEEEDDDEEDAASRTGVNGEEIFGSINIMNESIFNFRIFNPKSKEAEADDKENEDTSGDWLAKEKDKFLRICETSWDKFVNSRKQM; the protein is encoded by the exons ATGTCACAAGGCCAAGTAGATCTTCCACCAGCTGTCGCTGCCACCACTGCAACTTCTCCCACTACTTCCAATTCTCATCGCCGACCAGCTCCAGACTCGCCCACAATTGATTCTGAGCTGGCTGCTTCCCCATCGTACACTTCCTCGACGTCCGCAGCGTCTGCATCAGAACCACCCAGAAAAAGACACAGACCAAGATCGCTCGATCTTAAGTCTGGTGCTGATGATAGTTCTCATGTGGCTTTGAGAATCGTATCACCAGGCCTTCCTCCATTGAACTCTGCGGAGATGCGCTCTACCCTCAAAATTTCTCAGAGAATTGAGCAACAGCAACGAGAACTAATTGCTTCCAGAGCAGGA GTTGTCTCGGCCAACACGTCTATTAACGAGAACGGCTCGCCTGCTTCAGAAACCCGTTCCACAATCATCACCGTCAATGCTCAGCCAACAGCGGCTGATGAGTTGGACAGGCTTCTGACTCCATCTTCCGCCAAAAGATTGAAACGTTCAAATGTGCCATCTCCACTTTCTATAGGTTCCCAAGACTCGGACTCTCTTAGACCGGCTATTCATTCAGCACCTATCAGA TACTATGGTCCTCCAGTTGCCAAATCGCAGTTTCGCCCATTTCCCAATACACATGTGACGTATCTGTCGCTTCCTCCACTTCAGCTGGGTGGAAGCGTGCATCCCTACCAACTGGGTATTCCCATCAAAAGGTCTAGACCAATCTACCCTtatacaacaacttctgcGCATTTCCCTCGAGCAGTTAGATTAGCTCCCCACCCGTACCACAATCCACAGCATCATCTAATGGCTAATCAACGACAGGGACCACATCGTAGCGCATCTCCACCATTAAGATCACCTTCATCT CCGTTTTCTGTCACGGATGTGTATCATGGTGATTTAATGAAAACTGCACCTCTCCAGTCGCAACCTTTATCTGCACAGAGAGATTACTTTGAATCGCAGGGAAAGGCTAGAATGTCTCAGCAAGATGTAGATGACGATAGATTGcctgtttctgaagatgaaataaGAGAAATGCAAGAAAAGTACAAAAGCAGTGAAGATTTacatgaagaagaagaagaagaagatgacgatgaagaagatgctgCGTCCAGAACTG GGGTAAATGGAGAGGAGATCTTTGGTTCCATTAATATCATGAATGAaagcatcttcaactttcgCATTTTCAATCCTAAATCCAAGGAAGCTGAAGCTGATGACAAAGAA AATGAAGACACTTCCGGTGATTGGTTAGCCAAGGAGAAAGATAAATTTCTCCGTATATGTGAGACCAGCTGGGACAAATTCGTCAATAGCAGAAAGCAGATGTAA
- the AFG3 gene encoding AAA+-type ATPase (contains the peptidase M41 domain Mitochondrial respiratory chain complexes assembly protein AFG3~go_funtion ATP binding; metalloendopeptidase activity~go_process proteolysis and peptidolysis~go_funtion ATP binding; metalloendopeptidase activity~go_process proteolysis and peptidolysis) — protein MLISNSVRIIRGTTSPVSVRSINFASRGLLSSKNSQVRAFSSLNSHLLFRNSQITLKDKENDDKKEEKPKKKEMDKEEKDLREEIKERLKKENPKIDPNNIKIYQLDSKTIARYAILSTIFTVVLTIYVLSGDREKNELSFQDFKTNYLERGLVTKLTVINRFAVEAELIAGAVSDQTFQTLGGTPAVVFTIGSVEFFEEEMKIVQDKLGISVNERLPIVYEERGSWLNYVLPILPTVLLIGGLWYLTMRRTTQNGGAGGPGGIFKIGKSKAKLFNQETEVKIKFKDVAGCDESKEEIMEFVKFLQDPKKYERLGAKIPRGAILSGPPGTGKTLLAKATAGEAGVPFLSVSGSEFVEMFVGVGASRVRDLFKTAREMAPSIIFVDEIDAIGKERGNGKIGGNDERENTLNQLLVEMDGFESGDHVVVLAGTNRPDILDKALLRPGRFDRHISIDTPDIDGRKQIFKVHLAKLTLKCDEDIKATQKDIDFAKYQELKSKAIDDLAGRLSALTPGFAGADIANCCNEGALIAAREDATSVDVYHFEQAIERVVAGLERKSRVLSLEEKKTVAYHEAGHAICGWFLEFADPLVKVSIIPRGQGALGYAQYLPKDQYLISKEQFMHRMTMALGGRVSEELHFETVTSGASDDFKKVTQMAQQMVLKLGMSESLGNICYESGDDGNGFKVHNSYSESTARLIDTEIKSFIDEAYIACHKLLTEKIDLVDKVAEELYKKEVLTREDMIRLVGPRPFAERNDAFDKYIKGTDAFKGRPSAKGKKYELNDDEATA, from the exons ATGTTGATAAGCAATTCCGTTCGTATAATAAGAGGCACGACTTCGCCGGTGCTGGTGCGGTCTATCAATTTTGCCTCTCGTGGTTTGCTTTCTC tgaaaaattcgcAAGTGAGGGCATTCTCATCGCTCAACAGCCATTTACTATTCAGGAACTCCCAGATCACTCTCAAGGACAAAGAGAATGACgacaagaaagaggaaaagccaaagaagaaagaaatggATAAAGAGGAAAAGGACTTACGcgaagaaatcaaggaaagGTTAAAGAAAGAGAACCCTAAGATAGACCCCAACAATATAAAAATCTACCAGTTAGACAGTAAGACTATCGCTCGTTATGCAATCTTGTCGACAATCTTCACTGTCGTATTAACCATTTACGTTCTTTCTGGTGATCgtgaaaagaatgaattATCGTTCCAGGACTTCAAGACAAATTATCTTGAGAGAGGTCTCGTGACCAAGTTAACTGTGATCAACAGATTTGCTGTAGAAGCTGAATTGATTGCTGGTGCTGTTTCCGATCAAACCTTTCAGACTTTGGGTGGAACCCCAGCTGTAGTTTTCACTATTGGCTCTGTAGAATTCTTTGaggaagaaatgaaaatagTTCAGGACAAGCTTGGAATCTCTGTGAACGAAAGATTGCCCATTGTTTACGAAGAACGAGGTTCATGGCTCAACTACGTATTGCCCATCTTGCCCACAGTGTTGTTAATTGGTGGATTGTGGTATTTAACGATGAGAAGAACCACTCAGAATGGAGGTGCTGGCGGTCCTGGAGgcatcttcaagatagGAAAGTCCAAGGCTAAGTTGTTTAACCAGGAAACTGAAGTCAAAATCAAGTTTAAAGACGTAGCTGGCTGTGACGAGtcgaaagaagaaatcatgGAATTTGTCAAGTTCTTACAAGATCCCAAGAAGTACGAGAGATTAGGTGCAAAGATTCCTAGAGGTGCCATCTTGTCTGGACCACCAGGTACTGGTAAGACTCTTTTGGCAAAAGCTACTGCTGGAGAAGCCGGAGTACCATTTTTGTCCGTGTCTGGTTCTGAATTCGTGGAAATGTTTGTAGGTGTAGGAGCTTCACGTGTTCgtgatttgttcaagaccGCTAGAGAAATGGCTCCTTCGATCATTTTCGtggatgaaattgatgCTATTGGTAAAGAAAGAGGTAATGGAAAGATTGGAGGTAATgatgaaagagaaaataCCTTGAACCAGTTGTTAGTGGAAATGGATGGTTTTGAAAGCGGAGACCATGTAGTCGTTTTGGCTGGTACCAATCGTCCAGACATCTTGGATAAAGCCTTGTTGAGACCTGGTAGATTCGACAGACATATTTCTATCGACACCCCAGACATTGATGGGCGTAAGCAAATATTTAAGGTCCATTTAGCCAAGTTGACATTGAAATGCGACGAAGACATCAAAGCTACACAAAAGGATATTGATTTTGCCAAATACCAAGAGTTGAAATCCAAAGCTATTGACGATTTGGCTGGAAGATTGAGTGCGTTGACCCCGGGCTTTGCTGGTGCTGATATTGCCAACTGTTGCAACGAAGGAGCTTTGATTGCTGCAAGAGAAGATGCCACTTCCGTAGATGTGTACCATTTTGAACAAGCCATCGAGAGAGTAGTGGCTGGCTTAGAAAGAAAATCCCGTGTTCTCAgcttggaagaaaaaaagacTGTTGCTTATCATGAAGCCGGTCATGCTATATGTGGTTGGTTTTTAGAGTTTGCTGATCCTTTAGTGAAGGTCTCGATCATACCCAGGGGCCAAGGGGCTTTGGGATATGCGCAATACCTTCCTAAGGACCAGTACTTGATTTCCAAGGAACAGTTCATGCACAGAATGACAATGGCTTTGGGTGGAAGAGTCAGTGAAGAGCTTCACTTTGAAACTGTTACCAGTGGAGCTTCCGACGACTTCAAAAAGGTCACACAAATGGCTCAACAGatggtgttgaagttgggaATGTCCGAGAGTCTTGGAAATATCTGCTATGAATCCGGAGATGACGGTAACGGGTTCAAAGTTCACAACAGCTACTCTGAGTCTACAGCCAGGCTAATTGACACTGAAATTAAAAGTTTCATTGATGAAGCTTACATTGCCTGTCACAAATTATTGACGGAAAAGATCGACTTGGTAGACAAggttgctgaagaattgtacaagaagGAAGTGTTGACCAGAGAAGATATGATCAGATTGGTGGGACCACGTCCTTTTGCCGAAAGAAACGATGCCTTCGACAAGTACATCAAGGGTACTGATGCCTTTAAAGGTAGACCACTGGCCAAGGGCAAGAAGTATGAGTTGAATGACGACGAGGCTACCGCTTGA
- a CDS encoding Uncharacterized conserved protein, whose protein sequence is EDDDEPDEWDQRIMNTGCHQENLALQLCHADTGDWRQCTKEMEAFRKCWAANNNNERTSTVD, encoded by the coding sequence gaagacgatgacgaaCCGGATGAATGGGACCAACGTATTATGAATACCGGTTGTCACCAAGAGAACTTGGCTTTACAACTCTGTCATGCTGACACTGGAGACTGGAGACAATGTACCAAAGAAATGGAAGCTTTCAGAAAGTGCTGGGCTGCCAATAACAATAACGAGAGAACACTGACTGTTGAT
- a CDS encoding serine/threonine protein phosphatase (go_funtion hydrolase activity), whose protein sequence is MMKAYYRKGVSQMAILKHKEAQGNFKIILKKLPNDKLTLENYKQCTNYLKRQAFERAIAGDTKISIINSIDYEGIQIEKSWTGPSLSIHATKPKDDKSDVHVDIEGLDIAYLKNMIELFKKDGRLPKKHVFAIIAKVHELFKSEKSMVEISLPHPGLTGEGSPDEILLENGKKLTVVGDTHGQFYDVLNLFHKFGHVGEDHIYLFNGDFVDRGSWSCEVALYLYVLKIIFPRSVYINRGNHETSDMNKTYGFTDECEFKYNKKIFEAFSESFGALPLATLINRSYLCMHGGLFSNDHVTLDDLKNINRFPISGSSQPPREGLAMELLWTDPQPSNGRAPSKRGIGMQFGPDITERFCLSNKIRKVLRSHEVRMGGVESEHNGRLITVFSAPNYCDSTGNLGGVVHFTVNKDYDSEKDNGEGFRQVEESNCPWTLETETFDAVPHPDIKPMAYSKGGFGF, encoded by the coding sequence ATGATGAAGGCTTATTACAGAAAGGGTGTTTCCCAGATGGCTATATTGAAGCACAAGGAAGCCCAAGGtaacttcaagatcattttgaaaaagttgcCCAATGATAAGTTGACGTTGGAAAACTACAAGCAGTGTACAAACTACTTGAAACGTCAGGCGTTCGAACGAGCCATTGCTGGTGACACAAAGATCTCAATCATCAACAGCATCGACTACGAAGGAATCCAGATTGAAAAGTCCTGGACAGGCCCCAGCTTGAGCATCCACGCAACAAAGCCCAAAGACGATAAGTCCGATGTCCATGTAGATATTGAGGGATTGGACATCGcttacttgaagaatatgatcgagttgttcaagaaggatGGCAGATTGCCTAAGAAGCAtgtttttgcaatcattgCTAAAGTGCACGAACTCTTCAAAAGCGAAAAGTCCATGGTAGAAATATCGTTGCCACACCCAGGATTGACCGGAGAAGGATCTCCAGATGAGATTTTGCTAGAAAATGGTAAGAAGTTAACAGTGGTAGGCGATACTCACGGACAGTTTTACGATGTTTTGAACTTGTTTCACAAGTTCGGTCACGTAGGGGAAGATCATATCTACTTGTTCAATGGTGATTTTGTAGATAGAGGCTCGTGGTCTTGTGAGGTCGCTTTGTACTTGTACGTATTAAAGATAATATTCCCTCGATCCGTGTACATAAATAGGGGGAATCACGAAACCAGCGACATGAACAAGACGTACGGGTTTACTGATGAATGTGAATTCAAGTACAACAAAAAGATCTTTGAAGCTTTCTCTGAATCCTTCGGAGCTTTACCTTTAGCAACTCTCATCAACCGTTCGTACTTGTGTATGCACGGAGGTCTTTTCTCTAACGACCATGTCACCTTGGACGATCTCAAAAACATAAACAGATTCCCCATTTCAGGTTCTTCTCAACCTCCCAGAGAAGGTCTAGCCATGGAATTGTTGTGGACAGACCCCCAACCATCTAATGGCCGTGCTCCTTCTAAAAGAGGTATTGGTATGCAATTCGGACCCGATATCACCGAGAGATTCTGCTTGAGCAACAAGATCAGAAAGGTGTTGAGATCGCACGAAGTAAGAATGGGCGGCGTAGAACTGGAACACAATGGAAGATTGATCACAGTGTTCAGTGCTCCTAACTACTGTGACTCGACGGGTAACTTGGGAGGTGTGGTTCATTTTACGGTGAACAAGGACTACGACTCCGAAAAGGACAATGGAGAAGGATTTAGACAAGTCGAAGAAAGCAACTGTCCCTGGACTTTGGAAACAGAAACCTTTGATGCTGTGCCACATCCAGACATTAAGCCAATGGCATACTCCAAAGGGGGCTTTGGCTTCTGA